Within the Chloroflexota bacterium genome, the region CGCTTACCTTGGTCTGACCAACTTGCGCGGTAAATACAACATGAACATTCTCTATCGCGAGCATACTCTGCCCGAAGAGACCTCCGATCTGCTGCGCGAATATGCAGAATCCGGTTGTGATTTCCTGCATGCTCACGGTTTCGAGTACTTTGACCAGATAAACGAAGTTGCTCTCGAATATCCCGACTTACAATTCTTACAGACCAGCCGGGGTGCGGGCCAGGACCCCAACGTCATCGGTTTGAGCTTTGTCAGTGGTGAGGAAGGCTACTTCGCCGGATTGGAGGCCTGCCAGCTTACACAGACCGGTACGGTTGCCTATATCGTTGGTCAAACTTACCCCAACCTGGCGTGGAATGGTGATATGGTAAAGGTTGCCGGCGAGTGGCTGGTTGACCAGGGCAAGATCGATGGCTGCAATGTTGAATGGCTCGAGGTCGGCGACTGGGCGGATCCCGCCAAGGCTAAAGAACTGACAACAGCTGGCATTGAGCAGGGTATCGATGTCTTCATCCTGGTTGCCGATGCTGGTGACTCCGGTGTTGTTGAGGCTATCGAAGAAGCTCGCGCAGATGGTAAAATGGCATGGGCGGTCTCTGGTGTGAAGGATAAGAACTATCTTGGCCCAGAATTTGTTGTTGGCGGCTATGAAGAAATGGTCCCCATGCAGATCGAACTGGCTATGAAGGCCTGGGTCGATAACGGTAATGCACCGGTTGGCGAAGCGATGCCCGTTGGTATGCGTGACGGTGCTATTGTCTTGAGCCCGACCTATGGCATTCTGCCGATCGAGGTTGAGGAAGAGATTTTCGGCATCTTGGCCTGCTACATCGAAAAGGGCGCCGATTGTGAGATGATGTCACCTGACGTCCAATTCCGTACTGACCTCTAGTCTTCAAAGCTAAAACCCTGCCTGGTGAAAGGCTTTTCTTGCATAAACGGCAGGCATAACGAATACCTGGGAGTTCCCTATAGTTGACGCGTTAGGGAACTCCCAGATAATAAAAAGGTTTGACTATGGCAGAATCAGAGATTGTTCTCCAATTGGAGAAGATGTGCAAGACCTTTCCGGGTGTGATTGCCAATGATAACGTCGACCTGGATATCCGGCGGGGTGAAATCCATGCGCTGTTGGGTGAGAATGGTGCCGGAAAAACGACACTTACCAATTGTGTTTATGGCGTTTACCAGCCGACCAGCGGGAAGATTATATGGAAAGGGGAGGAAGTAGAGATCCACCAGGCGCGTGATGCCATTGCTCTAGGGATTGGCATGGTGCACCAGCATTTTATGCTTGTGCCACCGCTGACAGTGGCCGAGAATGTAGTGTTGGGCATGCCCATGGAGCGAGAACCATTTCTTAATCTGGAAACTGTTGAGCAGCAGATCCGAGAGCAGGGTGAACGTTATCATCTGCGTGTAGACCCCACTGCTCAAATCTGGACCCTCCCAGTAGGCGTGCAGCAGCGGGTGGAGATCCTAAAAGCGCTCTATCGAGAGGCTGAACTGCTTATTCTGGATGAGCCGACTGCCGTACTCACCCCTGGTGAGGTTGAGGACTTATTCCTTATTCTAAAGAAACTGACCGATGATGGGCTTTCGATTATTTTTATTACACACAAACTGGAAGAGGTCATGGCGGTCTGTAACCGGGTGACCGTGCTGCGTGATGGAATCCTGGTTAACACTGTAAACATTGAGGACACCAGTGCCCCTGAACTGGCAAAGATGATGGTGGGGCGCGAGGTGTTCTTGAAGATGGATAAGCCCGAGTTAGAGCCTGGGGAGGTTCTGCTAAAGCTGGAAAATGTGAATGCCCTCGATGACCGCGATTTACAGGCGGTCAAGAGTATCTCATTTGAGGTACACGCCAACGAAATACTGGGCGTTGCCGGGGTGGATGGCAACGGGCAGACCGAACTGGCTTCCGTGATTGTCGGTATGCGCAAGGCCGGATCGGGCAAAGTTTTCGTCAAGGGAGAGGAAACGACCAACTTTCAGCCGATCGATATGATTAAGCGCAATGTGGCCTATATCTCACCGGACCGGCACCATGAAGGTTTACTTCTTGATTTCACTATCACTGAGAACCTGATCGGAAAGACCTACTTTGCGTCGCCCATTTCCAAAGGGGGAATCTTCAGCAAGAAAGAAGTCGAAAGATTTGTTGATCAATCGATGATGGATTACGATGTGCGTGCGCCTGGGCCGCAGCTGTTTGCCAAACTGCTATCGGGCGGCAACCAGCAGAAAGTAATCCTGGCCCGCGAGCTAAGCGGCGAGCCTGATGTGATTATTGCCGCTCAACCGGCGCGTGGCCTCGATATTGGCGCTACCGAGTATGTGCATAAGCAAATGATCGAAGCGCGCAATCGAGGGGCGGCGGTACTGCTGATCTCAACCGAGCTGGAAGAAATCCTCTCGCTGTCCGACCGAATTGCCGTCATGTATGAAGGCGAGGTTATGGGCATCATTCCCGGCAAGGGCGCTGACACCGATATCCATGAGCTTGGCGAGTTGATGGCCGGCCTGAAGCGCCTTGATAGCGGCACGCCGCAGGCGAAAGAACCACAAGCTGAGGAGGCTGGGGAAGCCTGATGAATAATAAGAAAACCTTTCAAGACATCTGGCGTGACTATTACGAAAAGTCTTTCAACGTATCCATCCCCATCCTGGCGATCTTATCAGCTTTTGTGGTTAGTGGGTTCATCCTCATTGCCTGGGGCGCGAATGTGTTTGAGGCCTACGGCGCGTTGTTCAGCGGCGCTTTCGGCAGCCCCAACGCCATCGCCACCACACTGATCCGCTCAACGCCGCTGCTGTTTACCGGTCTGGCCGTGGCTTACGGCTACCGGGGCGGGTTCTTCAACATCGGTGCGGAAGGGCAGCTGTGGATGGGTGCTTATGCCGCCGTGTGGGTGGGCGCCACCCTGACCAACTGGCCCGGATGGGCTTTGATCCCTGCTTGTATGGCGGCTGCGATGCTCTTTGGCTCGCTATATGCGCTGCTTCCGGGCATCCTCAAAGCGACTCGCGGCGTCAACGAGGTACTCACCACACTGTTAATGAATTATATTGCCATTCAATTTGCTGAGTGGGCTATGCGTGTTGATCATTTTACCCGCGGGCTGGAACTCAATGCGAATGGTGAGGTACCGGTTTGGAGTTGGGTCAGTTGGATTGGTATTAAAGACCCCGCACAGCCCTTCCCCAAATCGCCTTTCACGGCTGAAGCCGCGTATATGCCCTCGCTGAAAAGCATCATGGAAATCCCGATCTTCGTCAATTTGTTCGGAAGTTCAGCCTGGTACGAATCCATTTCTTCAATCCCGGCCTTTGGCCGCATGACCCTGGCGCCGGTTCTGGGTGTGGGTTTTGTTTTGCTGATGTATTTCATCATGTTTCGAACCACTATCGGCTACAAATCTCGCGCCGTCGGTATCAACCCGCAGGCCGCAAAAGCAATGGGTATCAACATCCCCCGGACGATCATTATTACGGCGCTGATCAGCGGCGCGTTGGCCGGGTTGGCTGGTGGTATGGAGGTTTTGGGCAGCCAACACCGCATTATTCCCAAGTTCCTGGTCAACGCCGGGTTCGAAGGTATCCCTGTGGCGCTCATCGGGCAACTCCATCCCATTGGGGTCTTGCTCAGTGCAACGTTCTTTGGCGCCCTCAAAGCAGGGGCGAATAAGATGGGGATCATCACCATGATCCCGGTGACTGTGATCTATGTGATCCAGGCGCTCGCGATCCTGTTCGCCATCGCTGGCACAACCTTTGATGTCGAATCGACCTTGAAGAAACGCAGATTGATGCGGCGGCAGCCACCAGAACCACCATCCGCAAATCTGAGCAACACAGAGGAGGAATCTCATGTTTGAAGACTTCCTTACCATCTTTATCACAGTTGATTTTTATGTCGCGATTGTGCGAATGGCCACACCGCTAATGCTGGCCGCAATCGGCGGCCTGTTGGCAGAGAAAGCCGGAATCGTTACTTTCAGCCTTGAGTCGATGATGCTCATGGGAACTATTGGGGGCATTATTGGCAGCGGTGTGACGGGCAATGTTTGGGTGGGCGTGCTGCTTGCCATGATCTTTGGGATTATCTTTGCCATGATCTATGCCGTTATGGCTGTGACGGTTGGCGCCCACCAGATTGTGACCAGTGTAGCGATGAACATGGGAGCATTGGGTTTGACCAGTATCCTCTATGCGCTTGTATTTACCAGGGGGGATGAGGTTATCCAGGAGGTAATCGTGGTGCCTGGGCTTTCAATATGGAAAATACCACTGCTGGGCGACATTCCAATCCTGGGTCCGATCTTCTTCAACCACATTCCGATCGTCTATGTAGCTTTTATCATGGTGCCGACGGTCTGGTTCATCCTTTACCGCACCTCGTGGGGACTGAAAATACGCGCAGTTGGTGAACACCCTCACGCTGCAGACACAGTGGGAATTAACGTTTTCAATGTACGATATCTGACCTTGGTCTTCACAGGCGCGCTGGGCGGTCTGGCCGGCGTTTTCCTCTCTCTAGGCATGCTCAACTCCTTTATGGAGAACATGACTGCTGGACGGGGTTTCATCGCCTATACGGCCATTGTGTTTGGGAAATGGGAGCCGCTGGGTGTCATGCTTGGAACGCTCTTGTTTGGTGCTGCAGATGCGCTGCAGCTGCGCATGCAGGCGATGGGCTTCCCCGTGCCGCCGCAGTTCATGACCGCTTCGCCGTATATCGTCACATTGGTTATTTTGGTGCTGGTGATGGGCAAGGCCAGCTGGCCGGCTGCTTCAGCGCTGCCGTTTAAACGAGAAGGCAAGTAGACGCTGCTGCGAATCATATTGCGAAATAAAAGCAACACCTTCGGAGTTCTCCGAAGGTGTTGCTTTTATATTATTGCAGGGAGGGGAGGGGGTTTAGTCCAGCTTTACCTCTGCATTAGCAATATCATTATCATCGATGTAACGCCTGGGCATAGCCAGTGAAGCCCAACCACCAGCCTCTTGTAGGGTAAATGGATCTGTACCGTGCCGTGCTGCTGCTGTGGCCCAATAGTGGCGGCAATCGTGGGCGCTAAGTCCCATCAGGCCAATTTTCTCACCCAGAAATTTGACGCGCTGCGTTATAGCGCGTTCGCTCATTCCCGCCTTACCTAGTTTTTCATTTTTCTTGCTGCGGCGCAGCAGGGGAGCGCTGTCTGGCAGATCGCCAAAATCCGCATAAGCTCGGGCCGTTGTATGTGTATCGCCAGTCAGACGGTGAATCTGGACCTTGGATACCTTGGAACGGTAAAAACGAAGGGTGCCTTGAGCCAGATCGAGATTGTCGCCCGATAGGGCGGCTACCTCGCCGACGCGCAGCCCATGATCCAAAAGCAGGCACATCATCAGGGCGTCACGCCGCCCCTGGGGCGAATTAGCGTGTGCTTTCTTCAATAATCGCGCCTGCTCTCTAGAAATTTGAACTGATGAAGCTTTTTTAGCGCCAATACGGGTAATTTGGCGTCGTTGGTCAATTCTAATCTGCTCTTTCTGCGTATAGCCCTGTATTGATCGGATCAGAGCGTACTCCTCAGGGGGTAAAAATCCGGCCTGCATGACCATCCTTGAAAATGCTTTTATAGTAGATAGACGTACATTTATGCTCGAAAGGGCGTAACCCTTGCTCATTTGCCACCTTAGAAAGGCTTCAACAAGACCCCAGGTGACGCCTTGCCAGGCTTCTGGTGTATCAAATAGATTCCCGGTATTGACCTGCAGTTCTTCTAGGAATTGACCGAATAATTCCAGGTCCGTTTTTTGACGGCGTAGTGTTTCATCTGCACGCCGCATTTTATAATCCGTAAAACGGTGGCGGGCGGCGGCCTGGTTTGCCGCTGCTCCAGCCTTCTCCAGCGCGCCCGGCAGCGTGAGCTGTTTATTTTTCCGTTTTGGTTTGTAAATCCCACGATCATCATCAGTCATGGACAAATCGTAGCACATTTTGCGATTAAATTCAATAGCTTCCGATTTGTATAAATAATCGGAACTAATAAAATATCGTTTTTACATAGATTTCTAACTCATTGTCGGCTTTTGCGAGATTTTTTGATCTGATTACCTTGAGATATTTTCTCTGCTTCCTTATGATTACTAAAAGAGGAAAAGTCACCCGTTCATTGCCGCTTCAGATCAAACCTCCAGGGATTCCGGCAATATCAATGGCCAGAAAATACCATGAATAAAAATATCAGGATCGTACCCTGCTGCCGCCTGATTAATGAATTATGGATACCCTGGCTATTTCATCCTCTAGAACATTAATTCTTATAATTCAGCGACTCCGGCTGCACTTTGCTCTCACTTCACTGATAAGTGTAGTCCAGGCAGTTCTTTATTTTGTCCTTCGATGAACCGTATCGGTCCAGCTATGTTATTTTGTCTCCCCCATTATCTGACTCATCGTCGCAGCGAGCATTTCTGGAGAAACTGCTTTCATCAGGTAAGTAAAGGCGCCAAGTTGGGTGGAATTTATAAGCTCTCCTTGCGCTGCTTGGCCAGTAAATATCACAACTGGCACTTTTGGCGCAACTCGCTGCATGA harbors:
- a CDS encoding ABC transporter permease, which gives rise to MFEDFLTIFITVDFYVAIVRMATPLMLAAIGGLLAEKAGIVTFSLESMMLMGTIGGIIGSGVTGNVWVGVLLAMIFGIIFAMIYAVMAVTVGAHQIVTSVAMNMGALGLTSILYALVFTRGDEVIQEVIVVPGLSIWKIPLLGDIPILGPIFFNHIPIVYVAFIMVPTVWFILYRTSWGLKIRAVGEHPHAADTVGINVFNVRYLTLVFTGALGGLAGVFLSLGMLNSFMENMTAGRGFIAYTAIVFGKWEPLGVMLGTLLFGAADALQLRMQAMGFPVPPQFMTASPYIVTLVILVLVMGKASWPAASALPFKREGK
- a CDS encoding ABC transporter ATP-binding protein; its protein translation is MAESEIVLQLEKMCKTFPGVIANDNVDLDIRRGEIHALLGENGAGKTTLTNCVYGVYQPTSGKIIWKGEEVEIHQARDAIALGIGMVHQHFMLVPPLTVAENVVLGMPMEREPFLNLETVEQQIREQGERYHLRVDPTAQIWTLPVGVQQRVEILKALYREAELLILDEPTAVLTPGEVEDLFLILKKLTDDGLSIIFITHKLEEVMAVCNRVTVLRDGILVNTVNIEDTSAPELAKMMVGREVFLKMDKPELEPGEVLLKLENVNALDDRDLQAVKSISFEVHANEILGVAGVDGNGQTELASVIVGMRKAGSGKVFVKGEETTNFQPIDMIKRNVAYISPDRHHEGLLLDFTITENLIGKTYFASPISKGGIFSKKEVERFVDQSMMDYDVRAPGPQLFAKLLSGGNQQKVILARELSGEPDVIIAAQPARGLDIGATEYVHKQMIEARNRGAAVLLISTELEEILSLSDRIAVMYEGEVMGIIPGKGADTDIHELGELMAGLKRLDSGTPQAKEPQAEEAGEA
- a CDS encoding BMP family ABC transporter substrate-binding protein, producing the protein AYLGLTNLRGKYNMNILYREHTLPEETSDLLREYAESGCDFLHAHGFEYFDQINEVALEYPDLQFLQTSRGAGQDPNVIGLSFVSGEEGYFAGLEACQLTQTGTVAYIVGQTYPNLAWNGDMVKVAGEWLVDQGKIDGCNVEWLEVGDWADPAKAKELTTAGIEQGIDVFILVADAGDSGVVEAIEEARADGKMAWAVSGVKDKNYLGPEFVVGGYEEMVPMQIELAMKAWVDNGNAPVGEAMPVGMRDGAIVLSPTYGILPIEVEEEIFGILACYIEKGADCEMMSPDVQFRTDL
- a CDS encoding site-specific integrase; this encodes MTDDDRGIYKPKRKNKQLTLPGALEKAGAAANQAAARHRFTDYKMRRADETLRRQKTDLELFGQFLEELQVNTGNLFDTPEAWQGVTWGLVEAFLRWQMSKGYALSSINVRLSTIKAFSRMVMQAGFLPPEEYALIRSIQGYTQKEQIRIDQRRQITRIGAKKASSVQISREQARLLKKAHANSPQGRRDALMMCLLLDHGLRVGEVAALSGDNLDLAQGTLRFYRSKVSKVQIHRLTGDTHTTARAYADFGDLPDSAPLLRRSKKNEKLGKAGMSERAITQRVKFLGEKIGLMGLSAHDCRHYWATAAARHGTDPFTLQEAGGWASLAMPRRYIDDNDIANAEVKLD
- a CDS encoding ABC transporter permease, which codes for MNNKKTFQDIWRDYYEKSFNVSIPILAILSAFVVSGFILIAWGANVFEAYGALFSGAFGSPNAIATTLIRSTPLLFTGLAVAYGYRGGFFNIGAEGQLWMGAYAAVWVGATLTNWPGWALIPACMAAAMLFGSLYALLPGILKATRGVNEVLTTLLMNYIAIQFAEWAMRVDHFTRGLELNANGEVPVWSWVSWIGIKDPAQPFPKSPFTAEAAYMPSLKSIMEIPIFVNLFGSSAWYESISSIPAFGRMTLAPVLGVGFVLLMYFIMFRTTIGYKSRAVGINPQAAKAMGINIPRTIIITALISGALAGLAGGMEVLGSQHRIIPKFLVNAGFEGIPVALIGQLHPIGVLLSATFFGALKAGANKMGIITMIPVTVIYVIQALAILFAIAGTTFDVESTLKKRRLMRRQPPEPPSANLSNTEEESHV